A window of the Desulforapulum autotrophicum HRM2 genome harbors these coding sequences:
- the yjjJ gene encoding type II toxin-antitoxin system HipA family toxin YjjJ, producing MSYPMPLSIKEYLKRGPSTSKEIQAATGLSQSSVARRLRELGDNIAHIQDGRSIRYAATCNAFGVNNKIPLGLVDHLGKISVVAYLRPLIHGGYLLQPVTNISPLLLGESGNGLYDDLPYFLYDLRPQGFLGRQISRKMATHLEAFPSDPRQWTNTHIGKYLISNGDDLPGNFILGEQSILRLTRRPYGVTEKLYPKLAEDVLKGEVPGSSAGGEQPKFTAFSSLYESHVIVKFSPKDDTDIAKRWRDILITEYHAAQIINDNICPAAQTRFLEAEGRLFLETQRFDRLGVSGRYSMISLQVIDNEFTGLGHNWVRVMGALKERGIVRDQDVHVAGQLLYFGQLIHNTDMHLGNLSLFVDGEMFKLLPCYDMCSMGFAPKSVGEVGPFFFDTSEISDPELNKNDITRLRRLAYAFWENVLGDEHISSEFRAFLSRGNPVASLLVD from the coding sequence ATGAGTTATCCTATGCCGCTGTCAATCAAAGAGTATCTGAAACGAGGCCCTTCAACATCCAAAGAAATCCAGGCTGCAACCGGCCTGAGTCAGAGTTCAGTTGCACGCAGACTCAGGGAGCTGGGCGACAATATTGCACATATTCAAGATGGAAGATCAATCAGGTATGCAGCGACCTGCAATGCATTTGGCGTGAATAATAAAATACCATTAGGTCTGGTGGACCACCTCGGTAAAATCAGTGTGGTGGCATACCTTCGCCCGTTAATCCACGGTGGTTATCTTCTGCAACCCGTAACAAATATTTCTCCTCTACTGCTGGGTGAGAGTGGAAACGGGTTGTACGATGATTTGCCATATTTTCTTTACGATTTAAGACCCCAGGGGTTTTTAGGTAGACAGATCTCACGTAAAATGGCAACACACCTCGAAGCGTTTCCCTCTGATCCAAGGCAATGGACCAATACCCATATCGGGAAATATCTGATATCCAATGGCGATGACCTGCCCGGGAATTTTATCCTTGGAGAACAGTCCATCTTGCGTTTGACCCGCCGGCCTTATGGGGTAACTGAAAAATTATATCCAAAGTTGGCAGAGGATGTCCTGAAAGGGGAAGTTCCGGGGTCATCCGCTGGGGGAGAACAGCCTAAGTTTACCGCGTTCAGCAGCCTTTACGAGTCCCATGTTATTGTTAAATTTTCCCCCAAGGATGACACCGATATTGCAAAGAGATGGCGTGATATTTTGATAACCGAATATCATGCAGCGCAAATCATCAATGATAATATATGTCCTGCTGCCCAGACCAGATTCCTCGAAGCAGAAGGACGTCTGTTCCTCGAAACACAAAGATTTGACCGTTTGGGAGTATCCGGTAGATACTCAATGATTTCATTGCAGGTAATTGATAACGAATTTACTGGCCTCGGCCATAACTGGGTCCGCGTGATGGGTGCATTGAAAGAGCGGGGGATAGTACGTGATCAGGATGTTCATGTTGCCGGGCAACTATTGTATTTCGGGCAACTAATTCACAATACGGACATGCATTTGGGGAACCTCAGCTTATTCGTAGACGGGGAAATGTTTAAACTATTACCCTGTTATGATATGTGTTCCATGGGCTTTGCCCCAAAAAGTGTCGGCGAGGTTGGGCCATTCTTTTTTGATACCTCGGAAATTTCTGATCCGGAGCTCAATAAAAACGACATCACCCGCTTACGGCGATTGGCATATGCCTTCTGGGAAAACGTCCTAGGAGATGAACACATCTCTAGTGAGTTCAGGGCCTTTTTGAGCAGAGGGAATCCAGTGGCTTCCCTTCTGGTAGATTAA